The Planctellipticum variicoloris DNA window TCGCCGCTCAGGTCCTGATGAACCTGGGCCTCAAGCTGGAAGACGTCCGCGAAGAGGTTCTGAACCTCCTCGGCCACGGCACAGAAGGCGCCGAAACCACCCCCGAACGGGGCGGAGCCCAGGCCGGCGCCTCCTCGGGCAAGTCGAGCAAGAGCAAGACCCCCGCGCTCGACAGCTTCGGCCGCGACCTCACCGAACTCGCCCGCCAGGGCAAGCTCGACCCGGTCATCGGACGCGAAAAAGAAATCGAACGCGTCATCACGATTCTCTCCCGCCGGCAGAAAAATAACCCGGTCCTGCTCGGTGAAGCCGGCGTCGGCAAGACCGCAATCGTCGAGGGCTTCGCCCAGATGGTTATCAACGGCGACGTCCCCGAACCCCTCCGCGACAAACGCGTGGTGGTCCTCGACCTCGCCATGATGGTCGCCGGCACCAAGTATCGCGGCCAGTTCGAAGAACGCATCAAGGCCGTGATGAACGAAGTCAAACGGGCCAAGAACACCATCCTCTTCATCGACGAGCTCCACACCCTCGTGGGCGCCGGCGGTGCGGAAGGGGCGATCGACGCCTCCAACGTCCTCAAACCGGCCCTCAGCCGCGGCGAGCTGCAGTGCATCGGCGCCACCACCCTCGACGAGTACCGCAAGTACATCGAAAAGGACGGCGCCCTCGAACGCCGCTTCCAGCGGGTCGACGTCGAACCGCCCAGCGCCGAACAGACCATCGAAATCCTCAAGGGACTTCGCGACCGCTACGAATCGCACCACCGCGTGCAGATCACCGACGACGCCCTCGCCAAGGCCGTCGAGCTGTCGAACCGCTACATCACGGCCCGCTGCCTCCCCGATAAGGCCATCGACGTCATCGACGAGGCCGGGGCTCGGGTCCGTCTCAAGTCCATGGTCCGTCCGCCCGACCTGAAGGACCTGGAAGAAGAAATCGAACGGCTGAATCAGGCGAAGGAAGAAGCCGTCGCGAACCAGGACTTCGAAAAAGCCGCTTCGCTCCGCGATCAGGCGGACAAACTGAAAAAGAAAAAGGAAAACCTCACCCACGACTGGCGCGAGAAATCCAAGGAGACCGACGGCGTCGTTGACGCCGAAGTCATCTCCGAAGTCGTCTCCCGCATGACCGGCATTCCGCTGATGCGGCTGTCGAGCGAAGACGCGGTGCGCCTGCTCGAAATGGAAAAAGAGCTGCACAAGCGCGTCGTCAGTCAGGACGAAGCGATTCGTCAGGTGGCCAAGGCCGTTCGCCGCAGCCGCAGCGGATTGAAAGATCCGAAGCGACCGACGGGCGTGTTCCTCTTCGCCGGTCCGACCGGCGTGGGTAAGACGCTGACCGCCAAGACGCTGGCCGAGTTCATGTTCGGCAACCAGGACGCGCTGATCCAGATCGACATGTCCGAGTACATGGAGAAGCACAACGTCAGCCGGCTGATCGGGGCTCCCCCCGGCTATGTCGGCTACGAAGAAGGCGGCCAGCTTACGGAAAAGATCCGTCGCCGCCCGTACGCCGTGGTCCTGCTCGACGAAATCGAGAAGGCCCACCCGGACGTCTTCAACATGCTGCTGCAGATCATGGAAGAAGGCCACCTGACCGACAGCTTCGGCCGCAAGGTGGACTTCAAGAACACGGTCATCATCATGACGACCAACGTGGGAGCCAAGACGATTTCGTTCGGAGCGAATTTCGGCTTCGGCGCCCGCGACGAAGAACGCAGCTACGACCGGATGAAGCAGGACCTGATGCACGACATCGAAAACGAGTTCAAGCCGGAATTTCTCGGCCGGCTCGACGAGATGGTCGTGTTCCGCCCGCTGAACGAAGAAAACCTGAAGGCGATCGTCGAAATCGAGCTGTCCAAAGTTCGCGAACGCCTGCAGGAAAAAGGCCTCCATCTCGTCCTCACCGACGAGGCCAAGGCGTTCATCATCGAGAAGGGGAACGCCACCGAGTTCGGCGCCCGACCTCTGCGTCGCGCCGTCGAAACCTGGGTGGAAGACCCCCTCTCGGAAGAACTCCTCCGCGGCGTCTTCCAGGGCTCCAACACCATCACCGTCACGGTGAAGGAAGTCGGCGACCAGAAACGCCTGGAGTTCGAACCGTCGCAGACCGACGCGGAACCGGTGCTGGCAGCCGCCGGCGCCGAAGAAACGCCTGTCTGACGCCGATTGCTGAAGTCTTGAAGCAATGAGCCCCGCGGCCGATTTCGGCCGCGGGGCTTTCCGTATTTGGTGATTGGTTCTTTGCGATTTGTGATTAGCTCTCTGTTGTTTGTTGTTGGCAAACAAACCTCGTTCCCAGACTCCGCCTGGGAACGCACTCTTCAGACGCTCCGCGTCCTCTTCTTCTTCCCGGCTTCTCCGCACTCGCCACGCGCCACTCCTCACTCGCCACCCCTTCGTCTTCCTCCCCATCCACCATCCACTACCCACCAACCACCTCTTATGTGAATTCCGCGCAACAAACCCGCTATAGATGACGGGGACATAGGAGCATGCGCGTCGGCAGTCCGCTGCCGGCGTTCCGGACGATTCCCGTCAAACCGGGCCTGATCAGGGCCCAGCGACGGGCTTTCCGCAAGGAGAGCCCGAGGGGCGCACCCCGTGTGCGCACAGCCTCGACGTCGAGCTTTTCCCGTTCACCCGGCCGCAAGTCCGGCGAACCTGATCAAGTGTTTGAAACGCCGGGACTTCCACCGGTGCAACATCACCGCCAGACGGACTCCGGCGGGGAGAACGTAAAAAACTCCCCCGCCGGAGCCGATCGCGGTACGTACGGTGGACGCCCTTTTGCTTAGGGCGGGCCCCCGCCTGCCGAATTGCGGCATCCCCAACAGACCAACTCTCCCATCCCACCCCCTCTCCTCACGATCCACCATCCACGACCCACTCTCCTTCCTCATCCCTCTCGATTTCCGTCCCCGTCGCTCAGGTCGGCGAAGAATTTCCGTCGCGCTGTTGAACGGTCCGGGCGGAGTCGATATCCTCTCCGATTCGCATTCGGCCCACGTTGCGCTCCGTGCACGTGTCTCGGCCGTGATGCCGCATTCGGGTAGTACCGCCCTGGCGTTCGCACGAAGTGCTTTCGTGACAGCAAGTTGGGGTGTTGAGAGTCAGACAGAAGGTCGTTGCAGTGACATCCCAGCAGACCAGCTTCGTGAAGCCGGCCAATATCAAGCCGCAGTGGTTCGTGGTGGACGCCGAAGATCAGATCGTCGGTCGTCTGGCGACTAAGCTCGCAACCGTCCTGATGGGCAAGCACAAGCCCGAATACACGCCTCACGTTGACACCGGCGATTACATCGTCGTGATCAACGCGGATAAGGTCCGTTTCTCCGGCAGCCCGATGGTCCACAAGGATCACCCGGCTTTCACGGACAAAATGGCCAAGAAAAAGTACAAGTGGTACACCGGCTGGGCGGGTGGTGGTCGCGAGATTACCGCCATCAAGCTCTG harbors:
- a CDS encoding ATP-dependent Clp protease ATP-binding subunit; translated protein: MYERFTDRARKVMQLANQEAQRFNHEYIGTEHILLGLVKEGSGVAANVLKHLDVDLRKIRLEVEKVVQSGPDMVTMGKLPQTPRAKKVIEYAMEEARNLNHNYVGTEHLLLGLIREQEGVAAQVLMNLGLKLEDVREEVLNLLGHGTEGAETTPERGGAQAGASSGKSSKSKTPALDSFGRDLTELARQGKLDPVIGREKEIERVITILSRRQKNNPVLLGEAGVGKTAIVEGFAQMVINGDVPEPLRDKRVVVLDLAMMVAGTKYRGQFEERIKAVMNEVKRAKNTILFIDELHTLVGAGGAEGAIDASNVLKPALSRGELQCIGATTLDEYRKYIEKDGALERRFQRVDVEPPSAEQTIEILKGLRDRYESHHRVQITDDALAKAVELSNRYITARCLPDKAIDVIDEAGARVRLKSMVRPPDLKDLEEEIERLNQAKEEAVANQDFEKAASLRDQADKLKKKKENLTHDWREKSKETDGVVDAEVISEVVSRMTGIPLMRLSSEDAVRLLEMEKELHKRVVSQDEAIRQVAKAVRRSRSGLKDPKRPTGVFLFAGPTGVGKTLTAKTLAEFMFGNQDALIQIDMSEYMEKHNVSRLIGAPPGYVGYEEGGQLTEKIRRRPYAVVLLDEIEKAHPDVFNMLLQIMEEGHLTDSFGRKVDFKNTVIIMTTNVGAKTISFGANFGFGARDEERSYDRMKQDLMHDIENEFKPEFLGRLDEMVVFRPLNEENLKAIVEIELSKVRERLQEKGLHLVLTDEAKAFIIEKGNATEFGARPLRRAVETWVEDPLSEELLRGVFQGSNTITVTVKEVGDQKRLEFEPSQTDAEPVLAAAGAEETPV
- the rplM gene encoding 50S ribosomal protein L13, with translation MTSQQTSFVKPANIKPQWFVVDAEDQIVGRLATKLATVLMGKHKPEYTPHVDTGDYIVVINADKVRFSGSPMVHKDHPAFTDKMAKKKYKWYTGWAGGGREITAIKLWEKRPEDILLKAVKRMMPKNALARHMLDKLKLYSGTAHPHQAQQPQPMPAHLMPAVRE